From Cotesia glomerata isolate CgM1 linkage group LG2, MPM_Cglom_v2.3, whole genome shotgun sequence, a single genomic window includes:
- the LOC123260087 gene encoding uncharacterized protein LOC123260087 encodes MKHSEEASNSLDIASIAPLNPDSLEPGSEYFIAPLCPNVSTTGLTHVTTISLSSSLKISSDNVLRPEFVTAEHSVVFSVAKATNAFAIGSKNSEHEVEAIELPMASEKDNVNPEKVSVTQPRKLRSKISQRKVPVALANMSASRTIVSNVSSESVDRQTVLLDMSSMEVGTDEAKRTQPTYRHEISDRIFDVEEETPISRPLPQILEQQSSLTLIDSNEDQDKDNLGIKSSEAVRALDQSANLPDVSALRMSILRASVNSGNQTSNQSIRNSGTSVIYEQRLSSQTNLQIPVKEKPVIINITQPKSFNSFDLFRQSVDYDKERKEDERDKREAELKEQISEISRENDKLRRDKLKYESAVKKALFRGFMSLITEEKMKVPKRRITKICYTPCAPCSGIATSMSNKPSVPNLKVTESLTIQEPTRAQSKKYVNAQPSLSKQTLRNSCCFVKQKDIKIPKLYIPVDNVETVCHGGNCFTPRYRKNEPVKDIEKFVRCARTSKARCHMHKNSATGFNISPAGLQEYTRVMGCKNVFTAVQRRIN; translated from the exons ATGAAACATTCAGAAGAAGCTTCAAATTCACTGGACATAGCTTCTATTGCTCCTTTAAATCCAGATTCACTCGAACCAGGCTCAGAGTATTTTATAGCTCCTCTATGCCCAAACGTGTCAACAACTGGATTAACTCACGTGACAACAATTTCATTGTCttcttcattaaaaatctCCAGCGACAATGTATTGCGGCCTGAATTCGTTACTGCCGAGCACTCGGTAGTTTTTTCAGTTGCTAAGGCCACGAATGCTTTTGCAATTGGATCTAAAAATTCGGAGCATGAAGTTGAAGCTATCGAATTACCTATGGCCAGTGAAAAAGACAATGTAAATCCAGAAAAAGTTTCGGTTACTCAGCCTCGAAAATTAAGAAGTAAAATATCCCAACGAAAAGTTCCAGTTGCCTTGGCTAACATGTCTGCGAGTCGAACAATCGTTTCCAACGTTTCATCTGAGTCCGTTGATCGTCAGACGGTTTTACTGGACATGTCTAGCATGGAAGTAGGAACCGATGAGGCAAAACGAACACAACCTACTTACAGGCATGAAATTTCGGATAGAATTTTTGATGTAGAGGAAGAAACTCCCATTTCTCGGCCATTGCCTCAGATTCTAGAGCAACAGTCTTCTCTGACGCTGATTGATTCTAATGAAGATCAAGATAAAGATAATTTAGGAATAAAATCTTCTGAGGCTGTTAGAGCGTTAGATCAAAGCGCAAACTTACCGGATGTATCGGCATTAAGGATGTCAATTTTACGAGCTTCGGTTAATAGTGGAAACCAAACTTCCAATCAATCTATCCGTAATTCTGGTACTTCTGTTATTTATGAGCAGCGCTTGTCATCCCAAACAAATTTACAGATTCCTGTCAAAGAAAAAcctgttattattaatatcactCAGCCAAAATCGTTCAATAGTTTTGATTTGTTTAGACAAAGTGTTGATTATGACAAAGAGCGCAAGGAAGATGAACGAGACAAACGCGAAGCAGaa TTAAAGGAACAAATATCAGAAATTAGTCGAGAGAACGATAAATTAAGAAGAGATAAACTTAAATATGAGAGCGCAGTAAAAAAAGCATTATTTCGTGGATTTATGTCTTTAATTACAGAAGAAAAGATGAAGGTTCCGAAGAGACGgattacaaaaatttgttacacaCCTTGTGCTCCTTGTAGTGGAATTGCTACTTCAATGAGCAA taagCCAAGTGTACCTAATCTAAAAGTTACCGAAAGTTTGACGATTCAAGAGCCCACACGAGCTCAGTCAAAAAAGTACGTCAATGCTCAACCATCGCTGAGTAAACAAACTTTACGAAATTCATGTTGCTTTGTAAAacaaaaagatattaaaattccaaaattgTATATACCAGTCGACAACGTTGAGACTGTTTGTCACGGAGGAAATTGTTTTACACCAAGGTATCGTAAAAATGAACCAGTTAAAGATATTGAGAAGTTTGTGCGTTGTGCGAGAACTTCAAAAGCTCGATGCCATATGCACAAAAATTCTGCAACTGGTTTTAATATTTCACctg CAGGACTTCAAGAATACACGCGTGTAATGGgttgtaaaaatgtttttacagCAGTGCAGCgtcgaataaattaa